The Pelobates fuscus isolate aPelFus1 chromosome 2, aPelFus1.pri, whole genome shotgun sequence genome has a segment encoding these proteins:
- the GJA1 gene encoding gap junction alpha-1 protein — translation MGDWSALGRLLDKVQTYSTAGGKVWLSVLFIFRILLLGTAVESAWGDEQSAFRCNTQQPGCENVCYDKSFPISHVRFWVLQIIFVSTPTLLYLAHVFYLMRKEEKLNRKEEELKIVQNDGGNVDMHLKQIEIKKYKYGIEEHGKVRMRGGLLRTYIISILFKSVFEVGFLVIQWYLYGFSLNAVYRCERQPCPHTVDCFLSRPTEKTIFIWFMLIVSLVSLGLNIIELFYVSFKSIKDGIKGKRNPYTHTNDPISSAKDCGSPKYTYFNGCSSPTAPMSPPGYKLVTSERNPSSCRNFNKQASEQNWANYSAEQIRMGQAGSTISNTHAQPFEFPDDQQNTKKLVPGHEMQPIAVLDHRPPSRASSHASSRPRPDDLEI, via the coding sequence ATGGGTGACTGGAGTGCACTTGGAAGACTTCTTGACAAGGTGCAAACCTATTCTACTGCTGGTGGAAAGGTTTGGTTGTCAGTACTGTTTATATTTCGTATCCTTCTTTTGGGCACTGCTGTGGAATCAGCCTGGGGAGATGAACAATCAGCATTTCGCTGCAACACTCAGCAACCTGGTTGTGAAAATGTCTGCTATGACAAGTCATTCCCCATCTCTCATGTACGTTTCTGGGTTCTTCAGATTATATTCGTCTCAACACCAACTTTGCTTTATTTGGCCCATGTGTTTTACTTGATGCGCAAAGAAGAAAAGCTGAACAGGAAGGAAGAAGAACTTAAAATTGTTCAGAATGATGGAGGCAATGTTGACATGCACCTTaaacaaattgaaataaaaaaatacaagtatGGCATTGAAGAACATGGCAAAGTCAGAATGCGTGGGGGTCTTCTTCGCACTTATATAATAAGCATTTTGTTTAAGTCAGTTTTTGAAGTTGGCTTTCTTGTCATCCAATGGTACCTGTATGGGTTCAGTCTGAATGCCGTCTACAGGTGTGAACGACAACCCTGCCCACATACAGTAGATTGCTTCCTCTCACGACCCACCGAGAAAACCATTTTTATATGGTTTATGTTGATAGTGTCTCTTGTGTCACTTGGCTTAAACATCATTGAACTATTTTACGTCAGCTTTAAAAGCATCAAGGATGGCATCAAGGGGAAAAGAAACCCATACACCCATACAAATGATCCAATAAGTTCAGCAAAAGATTGTGGTTCACCTAAATACACATACTTTAATGGCTGTTCTTCTCCGACTGCTCCCATGTCACCACCAGGTTACAAGCTTGTTACTAGTGAAAGAAACCCTTCATCATGTCGTAATTTTAACAAGCAAGCAAGTGAGCAGAACTGGGCTAATTACAGCGCTGAACAAATTAGGATGGGCCAAGCTGGAAGCACCATCTCAAATACTCATGCACAGCCCTTTGAGTTTCCTGATGATCAACAGAATACCAAGAAATTAGTGCCTGGTCATGAGATGCAGCCCATTGCAGTTTTGGACCACAGACCACCTAGCAGAGCAAGCAGCCATGCCAGCAGCAGACCCCGACCTGATGATTTGGAGATTTAG